ACTCTAGGTGTCATTGGTCATGAACACTCACCTAACATGTTCTATTAACAGTACAAGGTTATCGATAAAATGGCTGGTCGCTAACATATAAAAGAAATGCTTCAGAAGTTAAAAGGTATAAATTCTATGGAACAAGTACCTGATCAGATTGTTGCATATCTCCATCGTCATCAAGTGCCTCGAATTGGAGTATATCCATTTCCTTTTTTCTTACAGGAAGCACATCCATAGTCACAAACTTCTCACTGCATGAGACACTTCCAAGTCCATCTGTAAAATTGAACTTGCCTTCGCCATCCTCCATCAAATTCTTGGTATCATGTTCACCCATTGCATCTGAATTGGATGGTAAGTCTTCCATGATTACTTTTATTAAATCACTGTGTACATCTGAGGTGCAGCTTGAGAAGCATAAGTCTGAACTGTGGTTCGCCTCTTTATTTTCCACTGCAGTCTTGTCACAAGAAGGTACTTCATCATCAAAGCGGATGTTAACAGCATGATTAGATGTTTCCTTCAAATAAACTATCATCTCAGGCACTTCACACTGGGTAGCATTCTTTTGGgcataattttttgtttctttctcaaaCAAATCGATGTCGCCGACTGGAATAATATTTTGAGGCATTGTAACTCTTAATTGGTTATCTCTGACATCTTTTTGATCTTCCATGTCCATTAAATCGCGCAGCCTTGGCAGGTTATCAATATGTTTCCTCCTAGGTTCCAATGGACTTTCATCTCTCTCGGACTTTTGGCCTTGAAAATCAGAGGCATCCTCATGCCTGTGGTTTCCAATAATCTCATTATCTTTGATCAGCTGTCCAGCCTCCATTGAATTCTTCTAGCAACACATTAAGGATTTAAGAGAGTTCATACCACCACTATCTGCACACAGATTTCAATTTAGGTACTTTAGAACATGCTGAACATTTTAAGGGATCCAGTACATGTATGTTGTAAATGTAAAATCTTGCGAGCTGACTATGAAATAACGTTGCAAACCTAAGATATCATTTGGGAAAAAGAAAGGATGCTTAGAATATTGAAAACTCCATGAAAGAAGAGTAGAATATTAGTAACTTATGTGATTTTACATAAACTGGGAACGATTCCTTAGAAGCACAGCTGCAGAACTCCCCCTGCAGATATGACCAATCAGTTATCCGACCTGAAAGAATCGGAGAAAATCAACCTGCTAACACCTTAATCTCAAAAATATCCAAGCACGTACAGGACTTCAGTTCTACAACCTAAATTTGTAGTTTCAAAGTATTCGCAGTAGAAATACCCATTATACATGAGAGAACTGACAAATTCTTATAGAAATTACAACTCTTCTAGGTACAGAATATACTCAAGAAAAATTAACTCAATCGAATAATGTTGCGTGAAAGAAACATACATTTATGCCATTACAAACCAGCAGCATATGAGAAAACAACAGATACTTGATCAACACCAAGCAGGGAAACCACCTTTATAAACTACGAATCGTATACCAAAAACAGCAAGAGATTATGATATCTTTCCCTCTTACACTCTTCCTTCTCTCTTTAAGTAAGCTCGCTATAAATCTTCAAATCTCTACTTATTTAATTTAGCCATTTGTTTTGCTAAAAGATTATGAAAAGTCATTATAAATGATAAAACAAATGTAATGTACAGTACAAAACAATTATCCCCGATTTAGTTCGACAATCAAATCAAGATTAATACTAGTATAAAAAAG
This genomic stretch from Papaver somniferum cultivar HN1 chromosome 5, ASM357369v1, whole genome shotgun sequence harbors:
- the LOC113281857 gene encoding uncharacterized protein LOC113281857, whose amino-acid sequence is MEAGQLIKDNEIIGNHRHEDASDFQGQKSERDESPLEPRRKHIDNLPRLRDLMDMEDQKDVRDNQLRVTMPQNIIPVGDIDLFEKETKNYAQKNATQCEVPEMIVYLKETSNHAVNIRFDDEVPSCDKTAVENKEANHSSDLCFSSCTSDVHSDLIKVIMEDLPSNSDAMGEHDTKNLMEDGEGKFNFTDGLGSVSCSEKFVTMDVLPVRKKEMDILQFEALDDDGDMQQSDQDTYEEVNSSSSSLFCAAEASNCGNVEETSSNVYLESDSFTINPGSPPRLESDISGEQTHSELVHTLTTPAGEDSLGELRSASSRSILTQHGQGESSFSALDNPAALVTRSGRIAYSGRISLRSDSSTTSTRSFAFPILQADWHTSPVRMAKADRRHYRKHQRWKLSLLCCKF